CCATTTCATTCCCATCGTCCTCGTCGACTAAACCATGGCGATTCTTCCATCCCATATAatcatcaatatcatcatcatcattgtcATGTGAACCAGATGCATCATCCCACAAGTTCTTGTTAGACTTTCTCTTCATAATCTTGGACCAATCCGGAATGTCCATAGGAGCTGATGACTGCTGAGGCTCCGTCCATGCTCTAGAGGGTCCGCCGCCGCCGGCCCTTCTAATGGACTGCGCAGCGGCGTTGCGCCATGCATTTGATGATGAACCGGAAAAGTGGTTCTCTCGGGTTTTTGAGTTCGAATCTTCTCTTGCTTTCCCCAGAGACCACACCTCCTCTTCTTGAAGATCTTCATCTTCAAATAATGGCTTCCTACCACCATACAAATCCGCCATGCCGCCGCTACAAGCTGCAAAAACCAGTgccaaaacagtgggagcgaaatCTTGAATGCAACTCGTATCAACAAATCATGTAATTATGTAGACAAAGAAGCAGGTCGTTTATTTGAGTCTTTCACTTTATATGAGAGGAACAAGGCGGTGGGGTTGCAAGTGTAAAGTGGATATGATGAGGAACAATCAATCATACCTTTGGTTAATTAActcgggaaaaaaaaaaacaacgtcTTTCCGGTGATTGGTTAGCCCTCCAAAAGGCGGAAAAAAAAGATGGGGATAGATCGTGTAAAATTCACAGTCAGTAACTAAGGCAAACTTCCAAAGAAAAATACAGA
This region of Primulina eburnea isolate SZY01 chromosome 14, ASM2296580v1, whole genome shotgun sequence genomic DNA includes:
- the LOC140812649 gene encoding protein S40-6-like; the protein is MADLYGGRKPLFEDEDLQEEEVWSLGKAREDSNSKTRENHFSGSSSNAWRNAAAQSIRRAGGGGPSRAWTEPQQSSAPMDIPDWSKIMKRKSNKNLWDDASGSHDNDDDDIDDYMGWKNRHGLVDEDDGNEMVPPHEYLARRFAGTQIASFSMCEGVGRTLKGRDLSKLRNSILTKTGFLE